One Setaria italica strain Yugu1 chromosome I, Setaria_italica_v2.0, whole genome shotgun sequence DNA window includes the following coding sequences:
- the LOC101770994 gene encoding NAC domain-containing protein 73, translating to MARSWLITCRGIAKKIRYTTPSGNHRISELIAEARRECPNCSHVIDNSDVAMQWPGLPAGVKFDPSDLELLEHLEEKIGLGGSRPHVLIDEFIPIIDNDEGICYSHPENLPGMKTDGSNAHFFHRVSKAYGRGQRKRRRVISCSSDHTVTDEHVRWHKTGRSKPIYDNGVKKGWKKIMVLYKTSHRGEKPDRAHWVMHQYHLGQEEDEKDGDLVVSKIFCQITNKSMEVSETEAAYDKPDASASVIGPKTPTPKTNAPQPRLANNSPCETEQNVSILQDQLLLQDEGEPIIPIVSLEDDAMNPAWCAGAEEQQAVGGASRAQLNLDEPLLCREDPNSLNDEALLPMDYPILSQCRNEILDRSLNTFYGLPDLHNVDLGTPPDLQLGDLQFGSQESLGSWLDRI from the exons ATGGCGAG GTCGTGGCTGATAACTTGTAGGGGAATTGCTAAGAAGATAAGATACACAACTCCTAGTGGTAATCACAGAATAAGCGAATTGATTGCAGAAGCACGGAGGGAATGTCCGAACTGCAGTCATGTCATTGATAACAGTGAT GTTGCCATGCAGTGGCctgggctgcctgctggagtcaAGTTTGACCCATCTGATTTGGAGTTGCTTGAACATTTAGAAGAGAAAATTGGTCTGGGGGGTTCGAGGCCACATGTGCTCATTGATGAATTTATTCCAATTATAGATAACGATGAAGGAATCTGCTATTCACACCCTGAAAATCTTCCTG GTATGAAAACAGATGGCAGCAATGCTCATTTCTTCCATAGAGTTTCAAAAGCCTATGGTCGTGGCCAGCGCAAGCGTCGAAGGGTCATAAGCTGCAGTAGTGATCACACTGTTACTGATGAGCATGTGAGATGGCACAAGACAGGGAGATCCAAACCCATATATGACAATGGTGTTAAAAAAGGTTGGAAGAAGATAATGGTGCTGTACAAAACTTCACATAGAGGTGAAAAACCTGATAGAGCTCACTGGGTAATGCATCAGTATCACCTCGGACAAGAGGAGGATGAAAAGGACGGGGATCTTGTTGTTTCCAAAATCTTCTGCCAAATAACAAATAAGAGTATGGAAGTTTCTGAAACAGAAGCTGCTTATGACAAACCTGATGCATCTGCTTCTGTGATTGGTCCTAAAACTCCAACTCCAAAGACAAATGCTCCACAGCCACGTCTTGCTAATAATAGTCCATGTGAAACAGAGCAGAATGTTTCCATCCTGCAGGATCAG CTACTACTGCAGGATGAGGGAGAGCCTATCATTCCTATTGTTAGCCTGGAGGATGATGCCATGAACCCTGCATGGTGTGCAGGAGCTGAAGAACAGCAGGCTGTTGGAGGGGCATCTCGGGCTCAGCTGAACCTAGACGAACCTCTGCTTTGCCGTGAAGACCCGAATTCCTTAAATGACGAGGCATTGCTTCCCATGGACTACCCGATTCTGTCCCAATGCAGGAACGAGATCCTTGACAGGAGCCTGAACACATTTTATGGGTTGCCTGATCTCCATAATGTGGATCTCGGAACGCCTCCAGATCTTCAGCTTGGT GACTTGCAGTTTGGTTCTCAGGAAAGCCTTGGCagctggctggaccgcatctaG
- the LOC101771384 gene encoding beta-1,4-mannosyl-glycoprotein 4-beta-N-acetylglucosaminyltransferase, with product MEAGYCNRKKTDICEGVCDNEYGSKSVLSMTRLKCALRGFDLRALLILLIGVPILIFAIYVHGQKVTYFLRPIWEKPPKPFTILPHYYHENVSMGNLCKLHGWKVRETPRRVFDAVLFSNELDILDIRWHELSPYVSEFVLLESNSTFTGIKKDLHFKENRQRFEFAESRLTYGMIGGRFVKGENPFVEESYQRVALDQLIKIAGITDDDLLIMSDVDEIPSGHTINLLRWCDDIPEILHLQLRNYLYSFQFLLDDKSWRASVHRYRSGKTRYAHFRQTDELLADSGWHCSFCFRYINDFIFKMKAYSHVDRIRFKYFLNPKRIQHVICEGADLFDMLPEEYTFQEIIAKLGPIPSTYSAVHLPAYLLEQIDQYRYLLPGYCMRETGSG from the exons ATGGAGGCCGGCTACTGCAACCGCAAGAAGACCGACATCTGTGAGGGCGTCTGCGACAACGAG TACGGTTCAAAGTCAGTTCTGAGCATGACAAGGCTGAAGTGTGCACTGAGGGGATTTGATTTGAGGGCTCTTTTGATCCTACTGATCGGTGTTCCTATTCTGATCTTCGCCATATACGTGCATGGCCAGAAGGTGACTTACTTCCTCCGACCGATATGGGAAAAGCCCCCAAAGCCCTTCACAATACTTCCTCACTACTATCATGAGAATGTCTCGATGGGTAACCTCTGCAAGTTGCATGGATGGAAAGTCAGGGAGACTCCACGCCGTGTCTTTGATGCTGTGCTCTTCAGCAACGAGCTTGACATTCTTGATATCCGTTGGCACGAGCTGAGCCCATATGTATCAGAATTTGTGCTGCTTGAGTCCAATTCAACCTTCACTGGCATAAAGAAGGATCTTCACTTCAAGGAAAACCGCCAACGGTTTGAGTTTGCTGAATCACGGTTGACCTATGGTATGATAGGAGGAAGGTTCGTGAAGGGAGAAAACCCGTTTGTTGAGGAGTCATATCAAAGGGTTGCTCTGGACCAGCTTATTAAGATTGCTGGCATCACAGATGATGACCTGTTGATCATGTCTGATGTTGATGAGATCCCAAGTGGGCATACGATCAACCTCTTGAGATGGTGTGATGACATTCCTGAGATTCTTCATCTCCAGCTCAGGAACTATCTCTACTCATTCCAATTTTTACTCGATGACAAGAGCTGGAGGGCTTCAGTACACAGATATCGGTCTGGAAAGACCAGGTATGCGCATTTCCGGCAAACAGATGAGCTTCTGGCTGATTCAGGGTGGCACTGCAGCTTTTGCTTCCGCTACATAAACGATTTCATCTTCAAGATGAAAGCCTACAGCCATGTTGATCGGATCAGATTCAAGTACTTCCTAAACCCGAAGAGGATTCAGCATGTGATTTGTGAGGGTGCTGATCTTTTCGACATGCTTCCTGAAGAATACACATTCCAAGAGATCATTGCCAAGCTGGGGCCTATTCCAAGCACATACTCCGCCGTTCATCTCCCCGCCTATCTGCTGGAGCAAATCGATCAGTATAGATATCTTCTTCCTGGCTACTGCATGAGGGAAACTGGCAGTGGCTAG